A stretch of Exiguobacterium sp. BMC-KP DNA encodes these proteins:
- a CDS encoding SMI1/KNR4 family protein, with protein MKKLGTFTSHKGNLIVSDPAFLEPDVEYNVTIPVKQGSIWTIFYDEDEFESINLLYLTVNKETEMAPPDFEPLSDLVVVDSAQLVVMNTADYGRREAIDWEIRNTLEFDEEIDPFYIAISDEMMEDEIFLFPFGVAVQLMGDGHYEVLVRREDENVTGIAIVLGEHEAFKENDDEEEISLEDVEVPRLNHQNTALPDDVFLTNILQAMRLFYVNDQKSLKYSIPIEDEKVEHKLYSYDYSSSIQNYQVSVESPCPEARIQSFETNHFVIPEWYKGILRVCNGVSFSEELNLNGIPLTSWNGLSHEIQGNLSDSLDEYALTEFDAIRDKYFFFGSSFKQDEYYAVLKERPDEAVYCFDYRTLKLKPKATTFQDIFRDAWRACNLKALHKRM; from the coding sequence ATGAAAAAGCTAGGGACGTTTACAAGTCACAAAGGGAATCTGATCGTCTCGGATCCAGCTTTCCTTGAGCCGGATGTAGAATACAACGTGACGATTCCGGTTAAACAAGGTTCGATTTGGACGATCTTCTATGACGAAGATGAGTTCGAATCAATCAATTTGCTTTACCTAACAGTGAATAAAGAAACGGAGATGGCTCCACCGGATTTTGAGCCGCTATCCGATCTAGTCGTCGTCGATTCAGCGCAGCTCGTCGTCATGAACACAGCGGATTACGGGAGACGGGAAGCCATCGATTGGGAGATTCGAAATACGCTGGAGTTCGACGAAGAAATCGACCCGTTCTATATCGCAATTTCAGACGAAATGATGGAAGACGAGATTTTCCTGTTTCCGTTCGGTGTCGCCGTTCAGTTAATGGGGGACGGGCACTATGAAGTCCTCGTCCGACGAGAAGACGAGAACGTGACAGGGATTGCGATCGTCCTCGGAGAACATGAGGCTTTTAAAGAAAACGATGACGAGGAAGAAATATCGCTGGAAGACGTCGAAGTTCCACGACTGAATCATCAGAACACTGCTTTGCCAGATGATGTTTTTCTTACGAATATCCTTCAGGCGATGCGACTATTTTATGTGAACGATCAAAAATCCTTGAAATACAGTATTCCAATCGAAGATGAGAAGGTGGAGCACAAGCTGTATTCGTATGATTATTCATCCTCCATCCAAAACTATCAAGTGTCCGTGGAGAGTCCTTGTCCAGAAGCTCGCATCCAATCATTCGAGACCAATCATTTTGTGATTCCGGAGTGGTATAAAGGTATTTTGAGAGTCTGTAACGGTGTGAGTTTTTCCGAAGAATTGAACTTAAACGGTATTCCGTTGACGAGTTGGAACGGGTTATCGCATGAGATCCAAGGCAATCTCTCGGATAGTCTCGATGAATACGCGTTAACCGAGTTCGATGCAATCCGCGACAAGTATTTCTTTTTTGGTTCGTCGTTTAAACAGGACGAATACTATGCGGTGTTGAAAGAGCGTCCGGACGAAGCCGTCTATTGCTTCGACTATAGAACGTTGAAACTCAAACCGAAGGCAACGACTTTCCAAGATATCTTCCGTGATGCGTGGCGCGCGTGTAATCTGAAAGCACTCCATAAAAGAATGTGA
- a CDS encoding DUF2268 domain-containing protein: MKRLIVPIICIPLLILSACKEEPSNDQARAETVKIDQDSELNIVPLYVSYQKYLNASLEAFDSECSKKNYAKYVLHEIDRVGKQEQFDPTSLKEYFMLQSTAYPEALLDRIDALFKRQDDIKKIITKNYTIAHDVLPKKKSTIFIAPLNSEYIRMTESMGGVAAAAYKDTFILYLDSDFDENVLAYTIAHEYHHLILQDRPEYQMNNVLDSAIVEGKADAFAERILKGMKPPWAIPMDTSTKKHVAQLIHSGEASYEDMIDGNTEKKLPRWSNYNLGRDIIDHYISSHPNASIKEWSFATEDDLLEGYTYQKLLQQ, translated from the coding sequence TTGAAACGCTTAATCGTACCCATTATCTGTATCCCTTTATTGATTCTATCCGCATGTAAGGAAGAACCGTCAAATGATCAAGCCCGAGCAGAGACCGTAAAGATCGACCAAGACAGTGAACTGAACATCGTTCCACTATATGTCTCTTATCAAAAATACTTAAATGCCTCGCTTGAAGCATTCGATTCTGAATGTAGTAAAAAAAATTATGCGAAATACGTACTTCATGAGATCGATCGCGTTGGAAAACAAGAGCAGTTTGATCCAACCTCTTTAAAAGAGTACTTCATGTTGCAATCAACGGCTTATCCCGAAGCGCTACTCGATCGAATCGACGCCTTATTCAAACGTCAAGATGACATCAAAAAAATCATTACCAAAAACTACACTATTGCTCATGACGTTCTCCCGAAGAAAAAAAGCACGATCTTCATTGCACCTCTCAATTCGGAGTACATCCGAATGACTGAATCGATGGGAGGCGTAGCGGCAGCGGCTTATAAAGATACGTTTATCTTATATCTAGACTCTGACTTTGATGAGAATGTCTTAGCGTATACGATTGCCCATGAATATCATCACTTGATTCTTCAGGATCGACCTGAATATCAAATGAATAACGTACTCGATTCCGCCATCGTTGAAGGAAAGGCGGATGCCTTTGCTGAGCGTATCCTTAAAGGTATGAAGCCACCATGGGCTATTCCAATGGACACTTCAACGAAAAAGCATGTTGCACAATTGATACACAGCGGTGAAGCCTCTTATGAAGATATGATAGATGGTAATACTGAAAAAAAGCTTCCCCGCTGGAGTAACTATAATCTCGGTCGAGACATCATCGATCATTACATTTCATCCCATCCGAATGCTTCGATTAAAGAATGGTCATTTGCAACGGAAGACGATCTCTTAGAAGGCTACACCTATCAAAAATTACTTCAACAATAA
- a CDS encoding DUF3784 domain-containing protein: MNESIVYFVILVPMVVFAIVLSRGKGGSLLAGYNTMSDSKKETYDEVALCKFMGKMMYGISFSLLLIAFSEISGYSFLFIVGFVLLLFFIIFAGVYANTKDRFKKGM; encoded by the coding sequence TTGAACGAATCCATCGTTTATTTTGTGATCCTAGTCCCCATGGTAGTGTTTGCGATCGTTTTATCCAGAGGAAAGGGCGGCTCATTGCTTGCAGGATATAATACGATGTCAGATAGTAAAAAGGAAACATATGACGAAGTCGCTTTATGTAAATTCATGGGGAAGATGATGTATGGGATTAGTTTTAGCCTATTACTAATTGCATTTAGTGAGATATCTGGGTATTCATTTTTATTTATAGTAGGCTTCGTTCTACTCTTGTTTTTTATCATCTTTGCAGGCGTCTATGCGAATACGAAGGATCGATTTAAAAAAGGGATGTAA
- a CDS encoding GNAT family N-acetyltransferase → MIIDTLFKRPEYLEVVANMIHVEFIQKKQGTTTFEEVKTFLENHPNESYPVTFVALNDLTCVGTVSLFEHDLKERPAYSPWIASLVVENAYRSQGIGQQLIDQLIIYAKSRQIQTIYLKTDNASAYYKKLGWTLVETIETKDPPLHIFAYNIEEA, encoded by the coding sequence ATGATCATTGATACGCTTTTTAAGCGTCCTGAATATCTAGAAGTTGTCGCTAACATGATTCATGTCGAATTCATTCAAAAGAAACAAGGGACGACAACCTTCGAAGAAGTGAAAACATTTTTAGAAAATCACCCAAATGAATCGTACCCTGTGACATTCGTGGCTTTAAACGATTTAACATGTGTAGGAACCGTCTCCCTGTTTGAACATGACTTGAAAGAACGCCCCGCCTATTCGCCTTGGATCGCTTCTTTAGTTGTCGAAAATGCCTATCGAAGTCAAGGCATCGGACAACAACTCATCGATCAATTAATCATTTACGCGAAGTCACGACAAATCCAAACAATCTACCTAAAAACAGATAATGCTTCTGCATATTATAAAAAATTAGGTTGGACACTGGTCGAAACGATTGAGACTAAGGACCCGCCCCTACATATTTTTGCCTACAATATTGAAGAAGCTTAG
- a CDS encoding DUF3885 domain-containing protein yields the protein MNLKQYLQNNYGSVNLFDRSFVKKDLVLHVDLVRDLYQLKENSDEINIDYFHQVYKKSIELFDDIFQEEDQLYLVTHVRSEQGYYQKTATKVLRQLKRKEDKYRVKYVEKVMDEEEQVVEYAVLLPNKKALEYKRLIKAICNQDFPTLQPRFHQTYTYYPEVFFVNVDRKIIMNLYDDRGCFLLFGDTKTYNMFMNTYRNDIS from the coding sequence ATGAACTTAAAACAATACTTACAAAACAATTATGGAAGTGTGAATTTATTTGACCGATCCTTCGTCAAGAAAGATTTAGTATTGCACGTAGACTTAGTGAGAGATCTTTATCAGTTAAAGGAAAATTCAGATGAAATCAATATTGATTACTTCCATCAAGTGTATAAAAAGTCGATTGAACTGTTTGATGATATCTTCCAAGAGGAGGATCAACTTTATTTAGTCACTCACGTGAGAAGTGAACAGGGATATTATCAAAAGACAGCGACAAAAGTGCTTCGTCAGTTGAAGCGTAAAGAAGATAAATACAGAGTAAAGTATGTAGAGAAAGTGATGGATGAAGAAGAGCAAGTGGTCGAATATGCCGTTTTATTACCGAACAAAAAAGCATTAGAATACAAGCGTTTAATCAAAGCGATTTGCAATCAGGATTTCCCAACGCTACAACCAAGATTTCATCAAACCTATACATATTATCCGGAAGTCTTTTTCGTGAACGTAGATCGAAAGATCATCATGAATCTTTATGATGATCGCGGTTGTTTCCTTCTATTTGGCGATACAAAAACGTATAACATGTTTATGAATACATATCGTAATGATATTAGTTAA
- a CDS encoding VOC family protein has protein sequence MKIEHIALWVADLEGMRQFYETHFDARTGERYHNPTKGFTSYFLTFSSGARLELMKRTDITEKAFSTLGYAHFAFSLGSKQAVDDWTARLRDAGITHLDGPRTTGDGYYESTIADPEGNVIELTI, from the coding sequence ATGAAGATTGAACATATCGCTCTCTGGGTGGCAGATCTGGAAGGAATGCGTCAGTTCTATGAAACGCATTTTGATGCGAGGACAGGTGAGCGCTACCATAATCCGACGAAAGGCTTTACATCGTATTTCCTGACATTCTCGAGTGGTGCGCGTCTTGAGTTGATGAAACGGACGGACATTACAGAAAAAGCATTCAGTACACTCGGTTATGCCCACTTCGCCTTTTCACTTGGAAGTAAACAAGCAGTCGATGACTGGACGGCTCGGTTACGGGACGCAGGTATAACGCATCTTGATGGTCCACGGACGACGGGAGATGGCTATTATGAAAGTACGATTGCGGATCCGGAAGGTAATGTGATCGAATTGACGATTTAA
- a CDS encoding MFS transporter: MTRLLLPLIYLAFISLGLPDALLGTAWPVMRLDLGAPLDMAGWLFMTIAAGTIVSSLFSGRLIERYSTGPITAASAGLTAVALLGFFVAPSLIWLFVLAIPLGLGAGVVDAALNHFVATHYQAHHMNWLHCFWGIGATAGPLIMAGVLLDSGWRSGYLIVGALQLVLMIILIVSLPLWKRAPKHVSEQIHTTHTSSGKPRGLMAALAAFCFYCGAEAVVGLWGSSYLVQVRSFSVTSAATWISVYYGSITAGRFISGFLSLRWSNRRLIRVGQWTALVGAACFILAPSAWMPLGFVLVGLGLAPIYPAMLHETPVRFGEAAAQRLMGVQMAFAYTGSTFMPPLFGWLATTYSLSLFHWFAIGLIFLMLIATEGLNRMLFKQRLAKAS, encoded by the coding sequence ATGACTCGTTTATTGTTACCTCTGATTTATCTAGCTTTCATCAGTCTCGGACTGCCGGACGCCTTGCTCGGCACAGCGTGGCCTGTGATGCGGCTCGATCTCGGTGCACCACTTGATATGGCAGGTTGGCTCTTCATGACGATTGCTGCCGGAACGATCGTCTCAAGTCTATTTAGCGGTCGCTTGATTGAGCGTTATTCGACAGGACCCATCACGGCAGCTTCCGCTGGACTAACAGCAGTTGCATTGCTCGGCTTTTTCGTAGCCCCGTCCTTGATTTGGCTCTTCGTCCTTGCAATTCCGCTTGGACTGGGTGCCGGTGTCGTCGACGCGGCACTGAATCATTTCGTCGCTACCCACTATCAAGCCCATCATATGAACTGGCTCCATTGCTTCTGGGGCATCGGTGCGACGGCTGGTCCGCTCATCATGGCTGGTGTGTTGCTCGATTCCGGATGGCGCTCTGGGTACCTCATCGTCGGTGCGCTACAACTGGTCTTGATGATCATCTTGATCGTCAGTTTACCGCTCTGGAAACGCGCTCCGAAACACGTTTCTGAACAAATCCATACTACTCATACATCGTCCGGCAAGCCACGCGGACTGATGGCTGCCCTCGCTGCATTTTGCTTTTATTGCGGTGCTGAAGCGGTCGTCGGTCTGTGGGGGAGCAGTTATCTCGTCCAAGTCCGGTCGTTTTCGGTGACGTCGGCCGCAACTTGGATCTCCGTCTATTATGGCAGTATCACCGCGGGTCGCTTCATTAGTGGTTTTCTCTCTCTCCGTTGGTCGAATCGTCGCTTAATTCGTGTCGGTCAATGGACCGCCTTAGTTGGTGCTGCTTGCTTCATCCTCGCACCCTCTGCCTGGATGCCGCTCGGCTTCGTCCTTGTCGGGCTCGGTCTCGCACCGATTTATCCGGCAATGCTTCATGAGACACCGGTTCGGTTCGGGGAGGCCGCGGCGCAACGTCTGATGGGCGTGCAGATGGCATTCGCCTATACCGGCAGTACGTTCATGCCCCCACTGTTCGGTTGGCTCGCGACGACATATTCACTGTCGCTGTTCCATTGGTTCGCGATTGGACTGATTTTCTTGATGCTGATTGCAACGGAAGGCTTGAACCGGATGTTATTCAAACAACGATTAGCCAAAGCCTCTTAA
- a CDS encoding ROK family protein yields MTDLISRTRHAFLVERLDTIPAIQQILGVSFPTTSKQIDQLLTAQEIEETPLELIRGGRPAKRYRYRTDRFHGLALFIERTYLKYRIDDVGGNLITADRLSIDSSDHFSTLLKTLTTLLDNHPRVQTLAIGVAGAVDATGLILFAPDYPTVDGRRLQQELTDRFARPVVVENDMNAAVIAPSQESETTVYVYLGTNGPGAGVAVSGRIVRGAHHFAGEISFIPFDEQRNVGQVLANTSPHTDEWYEALSRIILSFTVTLNPDVILFAASDVTNDVLTHLTDQCAKRFPLDKLPQLRESDWETDYLDGLMQLGIQSFIEQIPLGGLSR; encoded by the coding sequence TTGACTGATCTCATTTCACGGACTCGTCACGCTTTTTTAGTTGAGCGTCTGGATACGATTCCTGCCATTCAACAAATATTAGGCGTCAGTTTTCCGACAACGAGTAAACAGATCGATCAGTTGCTCACCGCTCAGGAAATCGAAGAGACGCCGCTTGAGTTGATTCGTGGAGGACGTCCAGCAAAACGATACCGGTACCGTACGGATCGCTTTCATGGACTCGCCCTATTCATCGAACGGACGTATCTCAAGTATAGGATCGACGACGTCGGTGGCAACCTGATTACGGCGGATCGCTTATCGATTGATTCGTCGGATCATTTTTCGACTTTATTGAAAACGCTGACAACGTTACTAGACAATCACCCGCGCGTTCAAACACTTGCGATTGGTGTAGCGGGTGCCGTTGATGCTACGGGATTGATTCTGTTTGCCCCGGATTATCCGACGGTAGACGGTCGCCGCTTACAGCAAGAACTGACTGACCGGTTCGCTCGACCGGTCGTCGTCGAAAATGACATGAACGCGGCTGTCATCGCTCCGTCTCAGGAAAGCGAGACGACTGTTTACGTTTACCTCGGAACGAACGGTCCGGGCGCCGGTGTCGCCGTATCCGGGCGCATCGTCCGTGGCGCACATCACTTCGCTGGAGAAATCTCGTTCATTCCGTTTGACGAGCAGCGGAACGTCGGTCAAGTCCTCGCAAATACTTCACCACATACTGACGAGTGGTACGAAGCATTAAGCCGGATCATTCTCTCCTTTACCGTCACCTTAAATCCGGACGTCATCTTATTTGCGGCATCAGACGTCACAAATGACGTATTGACACATTTGACGGACCAATGCGCCAAGCGATTTCCGCTCGACAAGTTACCACAGTTGCGCGAAAGCGACTGGGAAACCGATTATCTGGACGGTCTGATGCAACTCGGCATTCAGTCGTTCATTGAACAGATTCCGTTAGGAGGACTATCCCGATGA
- a CDS encoding methyl-accepting chemotaxis protein: MTTPLSIDLGSQDILAAMRDNVAMIRFDRQRRVVDVNGLFAKTMKYKREEMIGMQHHLFCTTEFAMSDSYQAFWHKLFSGFSAADKIERIDAHGQSIWLEATYMPIYDGTEVTGVLKIASDITDRQQIIQQFATSFDVIASDLNLRSTKGERESVALRQTIEQMAETTRDNHQTIERLQRQAQDIAQVTETIKTIASQTNLLSLNASIEAARAGEHGKGFNVVATEVRNLSKLVEQAVVDVRQTTQRMNDELQRIARAMTHATVDAKESVTVVAETVERFHDVQSAASTLTKTARDFTKAI; the protein is encoded by the coding sequence ATGACCACCCCACTATCAATTGATCTAGGGTCCCAAGATATTTTAGCTGCGATGCGCGATAACGTTGCAATGATCCGCTTTGATCGTCAACGCCGCGTTGTCGACGTCAATGGGTTGTTTGCGAAGACAATGAAATATAAACGAGAAGAAATGATTGGAATGCAACATCATCTCTTCTGTACGACAGAGTTTGCGATGAGTGACAGTTATCAAGCATTTTGGCATAAGCTATTCAGTGGATTCAGTGCGGCAGATAAAATTGAGCGAATTGATGCTCATGGTCAGTCGATTTGGCTTGAGGCAACGTACATGCCAATTTACGATGGAACAGAAGTGACGGGCGTCTTGAAGATTGCTTCTGATATCACGGACCGTCAGCAAATAATTCAACAGTTCGCGACATCGTTTGATGTGATTGCTAGTGATTTGAATTTGCGTTCGACGAAAGGTGAGCGGGAGAGTGTTGCATTACGTCAAACGATTGAGCAGATGGCAGAGACGACCCGTGATAATCATCAGACGATTGAACGCCTGCAACGCCAGGCGCAAGATATCGCGCAAGTGACCGAGACAATCAAAACGATTGCGTCACAGACGAATCTCTTGTCACTCAATGCATCGATCGAGGCAGCGCGAGCTGGTGAACACGGAAAAGGATTCAACGTCGTGGCAACAGAGGTTCGGAACCTGTCGAAACTTGTTGAACAAGCCGTCGTCGATGTCCGACAGACGACGCAGCGAATGAATGATGAATTGCAGCGGATTGCCCGCGCAATGACACACGCAACTGTCGATGCAAAGGAGAGTGTTACCGTCGTCGCAGAAACAGTCGAACGGTTCCATGACGTCCAGAGTGCGGCATCGACGTTGACCAAGACGGCACGTGATTTTACAAAAGCGATATAA
- a CDS encoding GNAT family N-acetyltransferase: MTIRTARPDDFQALIPLFQQIHDQHVALRPDHYRPHEMPVPEDLFLSQLENPAYTLLVAEHDGLAGVIVLKEDIVEGSGFVFDKHYLHVISLVVSDTHQKQGVGKRLMQAAYAHAETIGCDRIELGVDDANLEAIAFYEALGMDVRSRRMEWKVTSSRETTM; this comes from the coding sequence ATGACTATCCGCACAGCCCGTCCTGATGATTTTCAGGCATTGATTCCACTATTTCAACAAATCCACGATCAGCATGTTGCCTTACGCCCTGACCACTACCGTCCGCATGAGATGCCGGTACCGGAAGACTTATTCTTGTCCCAACTCGAGAACCCGGCTTATACCTTACTCGTCGCCGAGCATGACGGACTTGCTGGTGTGATCGTCTTAAAAGAAGACATCGTCGAAGGAAGTGGCTTCGTCTTCGATAAACATTACTTACACGTTATCAGTTTAGTTGTTTCAGATACGCATCAAAAACAAGGTGTCGGAAAACGATTGATGCAAGCGGCTTACGCACATGCTGAAACGATCGGGTGCGACCGGATTGAGCTCGGCGTCGATGATGCTAATCTAGAGGCAATCGCTTTTTACGAAGCGCTTGGGATGGATGTCCGCTCAAGACGAATGGAATGGAAAGTGACGTCAAGCAGGGAAACGACGATGTGA
- a CDS encoding GNAT family N-acetyltransferase, with product MFALHVSEKISLRLIERHHAEELFALVDANREHLREWLGWVDGATDATTYRETIIPAWLEEFANGNGFTCGIYLENELVGTLSLHEINRSLEMTSIGYYLAGNGLRKGIMTDVVRYVTNYCFETLNLNRVVIECATQNMRSRRIPERLGFTEEGVLRDTEKLYGVYHDVAVYAMLRRDWSAKTQEVTTCASSK from the coding sequence ATGTTCGCTTTACACGTTTCAGAGAAAATTTCATTACGCTTGATTGAGCGGCATCATGCAGAGGAATTATTCGCACTCGTCGATGCCAACCGTGAACATCTGCGCGAGTGGCTCGGTTGGGTCGACGGCGCGACAGATGCGACTACATATCGGGAAACGATCATTCCTGCCTGGTTAGAAGAGTTTGCAAACGGTAACGGTTTTACGTGCGGCATCTATTTAGAAAATGAACTCGTCGGAACGCTTTCCTTACACGAGATCAATCGAAGTCTCGAAATGACATCAATCGGCTATTATTTAGCGGGGAACGGTCTTAGAAAAGGCATCATGACTGACGTCGTCCGATACGTGACGAACTATTGCTTCGAAACACTCAACTTGAACCGGGTCGTCATCGAGTGTGCGACGCAGAACATGCGGAGTAGACGGATTCCAGAGCGGCTTGGTTTTACGGAAGAGGGTGTCTTACGGGACACTGAGAAATTGTACGGTGTCTATCATGATGTCGCCGTCTATGCGATGTTACGTCGGGACTGGTCAGCAAAAACGCAGGAGGTGACGACATGCGCATCGAGCAAATGA
- a CDS encoding GNAT family N-acetyltransferase: MRIEQMNQATYDAYLPVAIEEYAAEKCRAGTWAENEAPEKATQEFATLLPDGLKTKDHYLFTFRDETGHDIGMVWIHVTEESRGRAAFIFDVKISSDKQNQGYGKEALRLLEVMVKRMNVKKISLHVFAHNERAIHVYDSLGYEKTDYYMSKSLTD, encoded by the coding sequence ATGCGCATCGAGCAAATGAATCAAGCGACGTATGACGCTTATCTACCGGTCGCAATCGAGGAATATGCGGCAGAAAAATGTCGTGCGGGTACGTGGGCGGAAAACGAGGCGCCTGAGAAGGCGACGCAAGAATTCGCGACGTTATTACCAGATGGTCTGAAAACGAAGGATCATTATTTGTTTACGTTTCGTGATGAGACAGGTCATGATATCGGGATGGTTTGGATTCATGTGACGGAGGAGTCACGCGGACGTGCTGCCTTCATCTTCGACGTCAAAATTTCGTCAGATAAGCAGAATCAAGGCTATGGCAAGGAAGCACTTCGATTACTAGAAGTGATGGTAAAACGGATGAACGTCAAGAAAATTTCGTTACATGTCTTCGCGCATAACGAACGGGCGATTCATGTCTATGACTCGCTTGGGTATGAGAAGACAGATTACTATATGTCGAAGTCGTTGACGGATTAA
- the cls gene encoding cardiolipin synthase → MDYTLILSILLYAIVIANITAAIAILFFERRDVSATWAWLMILFFVPVLGFLIYLLLGRSLKQDAFYHVPKERQRLRDHDIKMQENEPLHSDNLIFQYRKIVQANRTADALLTEATDVRTLFDGHQKFDTLLADIRNARVEINIQYFILKRDPLGDRLLSALFDQAKRGVKVRILYDAVGSWKLKSKDFEVFKQDGGEVRSFFSSPLGILNLRINNRNHRKLCTIDRQIGYIGGFNVGSEYLGEDEHFGYWRDTHLRVLGPVVEELEYHFEQDWDAASRKRTDWSTAPIPPLETSTDHVPIQIVTSGPNSETEYLKNMLIQMIHSAEKSIYIQSPYFIPDASFMDACKIALASGVTLKIMIPNQPDHPFVYWATYASVGELIQHGAEVYTYELGFMHAKTIVVDGKIASVGTTNIDARSFRLNFEMNAILYHQAVAEELELLFLSDVADSERLTIEKYAARPRVIRFKESISRLLSPIL, encoded by the coding sequence ATGGACTATACCCTGATTTTATCAATCTTGCTCTACGCGATCGTCATCGCAAATATTACAGCGGCGATTGCCATCCTGTTCTTTGAGCGACGTGACGTCAGTGCGACGTGGGCATGGTTGATGATTCTCTTTTTCGTTCCAGTCCTTGGCTTCTTGATTTACTTACTGCTCGGTCGATCCTTAAAACAGGATGCGTTTTACCATGTGCCAAAAGAACGCCAACGTTTACGGGATCATGACATCAAGATGCAAGAGAACGAACCACTCCATTCTGACAATCTGATTTTCCAGTACCGCAAGATTGTTCAAGCGAACCGGACGGCGGACGCCCTCTTAACGGAAGCGACGGACGTTCGGACCTTGTTCGATGGTCATCAGAAATTCGATACCTTACTCGCCGATATTCGAAACGCACGTGTAGAAATCAATATTCAATATTTCATCTTAAAACGCGATCCGCTTGGAGATAGATTGCTGTCCGCCTTGTTCGATCAGGCAAAACGGGGCGTCAAGGTCCGCATCCTTTATGATGCCGTTGGATCGTGGAAGCTCAAATCAAAGGACTTTGAAGTATTCAAACAAGATGGTGGTGAAGTTCGTTCGTTCTTCTCTTCCCCACTCGGCATTCTAAACCTGCGAATCAACAATCGAAATCATCGAAAACTATGTACGATTGATCGACAAATCGGCTATATCGGTGGTTTTAATGTTGGATCAGAATATCTGGGAGAGGACGAACACTTTGGCTACTGGCGTGATACGCATCTGCGCGTCCTCGGTCCCGTCGTCGAAGAACTCGAATATCATTTTGAACAAGACTGGGATGCGGCAAGTAGGAAGCGAACGGATTGGTCGACCGCACCGATTCCGCCGCTCGAAACATCAACCGATCACGTTCCGATTCAAATCGTCACGTCCGGTCCGAATTCTGAAACGGAATACTTGAAGAACATGCTGATTCAAATGATCCATTCCGCTGAAAAATCAATTTACATCCAGTCTCCCTACTTTATCCCAGATGCTAGTTTCATGGATGCTTGCAAAATTGCGCTCGCCTCAGGTGTGACACTAAAAATCATGATTCCGAATCAACCGGATCATCCGTTTGTCTACTGGGCAACCTATGCCTCTGTCGGTGAATTGATTCAACATGGTGCCGAAGTCTATACGTATGAACTCGGTTTTATGCATGCGAAGACGATCGTCGTCGACGGTAAGATCGCTTCGGTCGGAACGACGAACATCGACGCGCGTAGTTTTCGATTGAATTTCGAGATGAATGCGATTCTGTATCATCAAGCTGTAGCAGAGGAATTGGAACTGCTCTTTTTGTCCGATGTCGCGGATAGCGAACGACTGACGATTGAAAAATATGCTGCTCGTCCGCGGGTCATCCGTTTCAAAGAGAGTATCTCCCGATTATTATCGCCGATTTTATAA
- a CDS encoding DedA family protein — MILEWFRFISSIVFIPISDDLLVMRQISSWLRHGHQPIVIFLLVWSACFVCFNLFYGIPRLFRELPFFQKLLTNKHLAKAEAVLQEKGTAAIATSFFLPGVRRPIHYMAGLLAYPFRPYIIVTFAGTGIYALVWTILINRLGAYGLLNRFSTWWATHGGVLLLPGIVVLCGILCWVFRDTIRNWFIRS; from the coding sequence GTGATCTTAGAGTGGTTCCGTTTCATCTCGAGTATCGTGTTCATCCCGATTTCAGATGATTTATTAGTCATGCGTCAAATAAGTAGTTGGTTGCGACACGGTCACCAACCGATCGTGATTTTTCTGTTAGTCTGGTCTGCCTGTTTCGTTTGCTTTAATCTCTTCTACGGTATTCCTCGTTTGTTTCGAGAACTCCCTTTCTTTCAAAAGCTCTTAACGAATAAACATCTCGCAAAAGCAGAAGCCGTTCTTCAGGAGAAAGGAACAGCTGCTATCGCCACCTCATTTTTCCTTCCGGGTGTCCGTCGCCCGATTCATTATATGGCAGGATTACTTGCTTATCCGTTTCGCCCTTATATCATCGTGACGTTCGCTGGTACAGGTATTTATGCGTTAGTCTGGACGATTCTGATCAATCGTTTAGGAGCCTATGGACTGTTGAATCGCTTTTCCACCTGGTGGGCAACGCATGGCGGTGTTTTGTTACTACCTGGTATCGTGGTCTTATGTGGCATCTTATGTTGGGTCTTTCGGGACACGATCCGGAACTGGTTCATCCGTTCGTAG